The segment AGTACGAGACCGCCGGCTCCAACGTCTTTATGTGGAAGGACGGCGCCGCGTGCGCCACCACGCTGCAAGGCATGTGGGCGACGGCCGACGGGATCCTGCAGTACGGCGAGAGCGTGACCGTTCCCGTCCCCGACGGGAACCTCACCTGCTCGTCGAGCGACACCGGGTTCCGGTGCGTCGACGTGAACGGTAGGGGCTTCTCTGTGTCGAGGGAGACCTTCGCGCGCCTGTAGGGCCGTCGCCCGGGCATCGGTGTTCCGGTGATCGGGAAGTGAGCGCGCCGACCTGGGCCGTCGACCTTAGATTCGGGCCGTGGACACAACTGTACGAATCGACGGAACGGTCGCGCTCGTCACCGGCGCGGCCAGCGGCATGGGCCGCGCTCACTGTCGGCGACTCGCGCAAGCGGGCGCCGACATCATCGCCTTCGACCTCGACGCGGCCGCCGACGGCCTCGCCGAGACCGCGGCGCTCGTGGAGGCGGAGGGACGACGGTGCGTGACCGCACTCGTCGACGTGACCTCGGTCGACGGTATGAAATCGGCGGTCGACGCCGCCGTCGCCGAGACCGGTCGGCTCGACACCGTGGTCGCCAACGCAGGCATCTACCCGGCCGCGGGGTTCTCGTGGGAGTTGACCGACGAGGAATGGCAGCGGCCCCTCGACATCAACGTGACCGGAGCGTGGAGCACCGTGCGTGCGGCGCTGCCGCACCTGACGTCCGGCGCGTCGATCGTCATCATCAGCTCCACCAACGGCATCAAGGGCGGCGCCCGCGTCGCCCACTACACCGCGGGCAAACACGCGGTGGTCGGACTGGCCCGCACCCTCGCCAACGAGGCGGGCCCGCGCGGCATCCGCGTCAACACCGTCCATCCCGGTTCGGTCGCGACGCCGATGATCCTGAACCCGCAGGTCTTCGCCAAACTGTGCCCCGGCATCGAGAACCCCACCGAGGAGGACGCGGCCCGGGTCCTCTCCACCCGCACCTTGCTGCCCGTCCCATGGGTGAAGCCCGAGGACGTCAGCAACGCCGTCCTCTTCCTCGCCTCCGACATGTCCCGCTATGTGACCGGCACCCAGATCGTGGTCGACGCCGGCCTCGTCCAGAAAGTGTGAACCCGATGACTGACACTCCCGCCACCGCAAGTACGGCGCGTCCCGGGCGCCTCTCCGGCAAGGTCGCGTTCGTCACCGGTGCCGCCCGCGGAATCGGGCGCGCGCAGGCCGTCCGCTTCGCCGAGGAGGGCGCCGACGTCATCGGCGTCGACCTCTGCGGCCCCGTCGAGACGGTCCGCATCGATCCGGCGACGCGCGAGGACCTCGACGAGACCGCCGCCGCCGTCCGCGCCGCGGCCGGTCGATTCTCCGCGCACGTCGCCGACGTCCGCGACGGGGAGGCCCTGCGCGCCGCCGTCGCCGCCGGCGTGGACGAGTTCGGCGGCCTCGACGTCGTCTGCGCCACCGCGGGCATCACCTCCCGCGGCATGGTCGGCGAACTGTCCGAGGATACCTGGAAGACCATGCTCGACGTCAACCTCACCGGCGTCTGGCAGACAACCAAGGCCGCGATCCCGCACCTGATCGAACGTGGCTCCGGCTCCATCGTGCTGGTCAGCTCCATCGCCGGACTCCGCGGCCTCTACGGCGTATCGCACTACGTGGCGGCCAAGCACGGCGTCGTCGGCCTGATGCGGTCGCTGGCGCAGGAGATGGCGCCCTACGGCATCCGCGTCAACACCGTGCACCCCACCAACGTCAACACGCCGATGATCCAGAACGACGTCGTCCGCGGCGGTTTCCGCCCCGACCTCGAAACTGTCACCCTCGAGCAGTTCGCCGAGTCGGCCAAGACGATGAACATGCTCGACATCCCGTGGGTGGAGCCCGTCGACATCGCCAACGCGTCGCTGTTCCTCGCGTCCGACGAGGCCCGCTACATCACCGCGATCACGCTTCCCGTCGACGCCGGTTCGACGCAGCGGTGACCGACGCGGGGACGGCGCGGCACGCGGTCGTGACCGGCGGAGCGAGCGGGATCGGCGACGCTGTCGTCGAACGGTTCGTCGACCGCGGTCTCGCCGTGACCGTGCTCGACCTCGCCGTGCCCGCGGCCCCTCGTGCCGGTGTCCGCTACCTCCCGCTGGACGTCACCGACGTCGACGCAGTGGAAGCGGCGATGGCGCCGGCCGCGGAGGGGCAACCGGTGCCGGACGTCCTGGTGACCAGTCACGGCATCCGCGGGGAGTTCGTGCCGGCGCTTGAGATGGACCCGGAACGCTTCCGCCGCGTCTTCGACGTCCACGTCACGGGGACGTTCCTCGTCGCACGAGCCTTCGCGCGTCCGCTCCTGGAAGCCGGTGCGTCCGGCTCCATTGTCACGATCTCGTCGACGACGGCCTACCGAGGGTGGACGAATCAGGCAGACTACGGCTCGGCGAAGGCCGCGGTGGGACAGCTGACGCAGAATCTGGCCGTCGAGTGGGCACCGCTCATCCGCGTCAACGGCGTCGCACCCGGGCACACCCTCACGCCGATGGTGCAGGAGATGATCGATCAGGGTTACGACGTCTCGGCGACCGAACAGCGGACGCCACTGGGACGTCTGTGTCGTCCCGACGAGATGGCGCGCTCCATCGAGCACCTCGCTCTCGACGCGAGTTTCGTGACCGGCGTGACGCTCCCCGTCGACGGCGGCTGGACGGCCGTCGGGAAGTGACGACTGAGGTCCCGCAGACGCGGGAAACCGCATCCGCGTGACTCCCCGACATCCGTGTGCCTCCTGGGTCCGCGGATACCGCTGAACCACGCGGATGCCCCCAACGACGACGGAGCCCGGGCTGGTGACCCAGCCCGGGCTCCGTCGTCTGTCCGTCAGGCCTCGAGCAGGAATCCCATCACCGAGCGCTCGAAGGCGGCCTTGGCCTCGATCATCGCCCAGTGACCGCAGTTCGGGAACACGTGGAGTTCGGCGTTCGGGATGGTCCGCATCGGCACGAGGGCCATGTCGAGCGGGCTGACGCGGTCGTCGCGGC is part of the Gordonia phthalatica genome and harbors:
- a CDS encoding SDR family NAD(P)-dependent oxidoreductase, whose translation is MTDAGTARHAVVTGGASGIGDAVVERFVDRGLAVTVLDLAVPAAPRAGVRYLPLDVTDVDAVEAAMAPAAEGQPVPDVLVTSHGIRGEFVPALEMDPERFRRVFDVHVTGTFLVARAFARPLLEAGASGSIVTISSTTAYRGWTNQADYGSAKAAVGQLTQNLAVEWAPLIRVNGVAPGHTLTPMVQEMIDQGYDVSATEQRTPLGRLCRPDEMARSIEHLALDASFVTGVTLPVDGGWTAVGK
- a CDS encoding mycofactocin-coupled SDR family oxidoreductase, which codes for MTDTPATASTARPGRLSGKVAFVTGAARGIGRAQAVRFAEEGADVIGVDLCGPVETVRIDPATREDLDETAAAVRAAAGRFSAHVADVRDGEALRAAVAAGVDEFGGLDVVCATAGITSRGMVGELSEDTWKTMLDVNLTGVWQTTKAAIPHLIERGSGSIVLVSSIAGLRGLYGVSHYVAAKHGVVGLMRSLAQEMAPYGIRVNTVHPTNVNTPMIQNDVVRGGFRPDLETVTLEQFAESAKTMNMLDIPWVEPVDIANASLFLASDEARYITAITLPVDAGSTQR
- a CDS encoding mycofactocin-coupled SDR family oxidoreductase gives rise to the protein MGRAHCRRLAQAGADIIAFDLDAAADGLAETAALVEAEGRRCVTALVDVTSVDGMKSAVDAAVAETGRLDTVVANAGIYPAAGFSWELTDEEWQRPLDINVTGAWSTVRAALPHLTSGASIVIISSTNGIKGGARVAHYTAGKHAVVGLARTLANEAGPRGIRVNTVHPGSVATPMILNPQVFAKLCPGIENPTEEDAARVLSTRTLLPVPWVKPEDVSNAVLFLASDMSRYVTGTQIVVDAGLVQKV